The genomic segment caagaaacagaaaaagcctCCTGCTTTCCACTCAGCTCCCACCAGAAAAACAGGCCAGGAGTCCCTGTGGGAGTGGGTACTGCAGCTGACTAGGCTGGCTGGAACCCACTGCAGGGCTGGGAGCCACCTCTGCCTGATGgctgtggctggggctgggcagggccgtGGTCAGAGGAAGAAGGGCCAGCCTGGGAGAGCTCGCCTGCTCTGTGCCTCTGCTCAGACTCCGAGCAAGTCTGGGGGAAGCAGCTGGGGAGGACCTGCATATCCAAGTGTCCACATCAGTCCTCCAACAAGGGTAGGCAGCAGCTCACTGCTCCCAAAAGGGCAGAGGGGGGATGGGCAAAAAGGATAAATGGGGGAGAAAAGCTCAAAAGCGCTGCCTTTTAGAAAAATACTCCAGATTACTGCAGGTATGTGGACCTGCCTCAGCTGGAACCGTGGGTCTGCAGAGAAGGAATGGGAGACCTTTTCCTTTTCCGAGCATCACCTCCAGCTGGCTTTGCAGGCAGCCAGGTTATACTTGCTCTCCTTTACCCGCCTGCCTGGTAAGAGAAAACACacccaaaataaaagcaaaggctGGCGGTGGgtgaagcaggagagagagatgaagactTTGTTGTCTGATGCCCCAGCAGCCGGGGCAAATGCTCACTGAGTAGTGCTTCCTGGCTGCAAGTCTCTGCTcgatgttttctttaaaacatgtattttctttttttgtctcgaATTTGTTTTCTTACCCCAAGTGTTCCTTGCTTGCTGTGCAcatcccccatccccccacccccagagcccaCTGGAATCCCACCAGCGCTTCTAGCTGCTTGAGTTCAGATAATGATCTCAGACACCGAAGCTtcgtgcaccccccacccctgctctaagCAGCTTCCTTTCTCTGAAGGCCTTGCAGAGTGTCGCAGAGGGCTCTACTGCTCGACACAgttcaacaaaagaaagaaaaggaaagaagaccaACTCAGTGATTTGCAGGTGCAAACGGAAGCCATCATCTGATGTTCCCGAACGACTATGGctcactctcttcctccatcACAACAGGAAAGAACACAAGTTCAGGTACAGATGCTGCCTGGTGGGAGTCGGTGGGGACTCTACTGCTCCTTGTCCTCTTTTGCTGTCTCTTCACAGTTGTCCTGCTCATCCTCCTGGACCAAGAACTCCTCCGGGGGCCACCGCAGCTCCCCACTCTCCACCTCCCCCTCTGTGGGCTCCACCACGATGGAGGGCAGACGGTCCTTCAGTTTGCAGCAGCGGTCGAAGTCTGATGGGTCGGGGAAGATCTGAAATAGAAGCAGAGCGAGCACCTGGTCACGTACAGGCCGAAGGAGAGAAAGTCCATTCCTTCACTTCACATACATGGGCAGGACTGAGCACCGGCTGTATACCACCCCTGGGTTAGTGGGGAGAGTGGTGTGTGTTCGGAGCCATGAAGCAAACTGGGGAAACATGGGAAGCCATCCCTCGGCCTGAAGCTCAAGTTTTCAGGGCAGCGCCGCTGAGTCCAACAGGTGGGGTGGCCCTGTGTGTACTTCTCgttgtgttttatttctgataaaagaattcaaaatcaTGTCATCCCCAGTAAGCCACATCTCCGTTTACAGCAAGGGTCTGACTCTAGCAGTCCAAAGCGTGTGACAGGCCCCACAGGTTGAATTCCTCCCAGGATTACCACCTGGTTCGAGCCAGCTGCCAGGTGCTTTACATGGGTAATTCTGAACCAGCAGCTCTTACTGAAAATCAGGGGTTGCTGATACTATCGTAAAGAATCTCGGGCTTGGAGAAGGAGGTCGCCTGCAGCATGCAGCCTGGAAAtgagtgatggaaggagatgcaGACCCAGGTCTGTTTGACTCCCATGCCCATGCCCCAGTGCACCCGCACTCCTCCAATGCATGGATCCTGATCTCGCTGCAACTGTAAAGTCAAGGCCAAGTAAAGGTTGAGGGTGAGGCCCCCACCAAGTCCCAGGCTCCCTTTTCACCTGTGAACAACTCCTGACTCCTTGACGGCTCTACACCCGACAGAATTTACTTTGCTCTCCTAAGCCTGATCAACGaggcttttaaaaacaattcctaCTGTGTGTcctgcctggagctgggagaaaCCCCAAACCAAGCTATAAAACCGACGGCCTCTGTGCATTCCCCGTGTACACACGGCCCTGTGACTACATACAGCTGACCCAATTCTTTGCCCAGCAGATTAAGTCCTTAAGCCGATGGGCTGCTAGTCCCTTGCCATTCACAGCCCTCGGTGACACATCCCAGAACTGGAGGGAAGCCTCTGCTTGGGACGCTGGGGCTCACAGAATCACACGGCACATTCAAGGCCATCTCTTCTCACCTCTCTAtttgatagatgaggaaactgagtacCAAAGGGGTCAGGAGACTTGCTTGAGGTCACAGAGCTTgttaatggcaaaaaaaaaaaaaaaaaaggaaaccaaaaccaGGAGTGGGCAGGCACGCACGGGAAGAGACCCTGGGGATTGCCCACACCTGGCTCAGATCCAGACAAGCCCACGGCAGCAGGCAGGCGTCCTCTGTTCCCCACAGGGAGGACGTGCTCCCCTATAACCTCAGGCCTTCCCAACCTCCGTGGTGCTATGGGATGCCCCATGTTACTGCACCCCAACCCCAAGCAGCACTGCCCTAGCCAAGGCACTGACCACGTCACAAGTCACACAGGGCTCCCAGAAATCACAGGAACCTCAATGAAACCTCCCCAATCCCTACAGACAAGTGATTATTAACCATTTATCCAATAAAGCCCTATTGCTGGGGATT from the Desmodus rotundus isolate HL8 chromosome 5, HLdesRot8A.1, whole genome shotgun sequence genome contains:
- the LBH gene encoding protein LBH, with amino-acid sequence MSVYFPIHCPDYLRSAEMTEVMMSTPSMEEIGLSPRKDGLSYQIFPDPSDFDRCCKLKDRLPSIVVEPTEGEVESGELRWPPEEFLVQEDEQDNCEETAKEDKEQ